In the Paenibacillus sp. FSL R7-0337 genome, ATTGAAGTGGAGCCGCACTTACAGGAGCTGTATGTGCTTAAGCTGCTGCTGCAGCCGATGGTGGAGAACGCGATCTATCACGGCATTAAGGAGCGGCGCGGCCCCGGACTCCTCTCCATTGCAGTCGTGGAACGGGACAACGACCTGTATCTTACCGTACGCGATGACGGTGCAGGGATGTCTGCGGATAAGCTGAAGGAGCTCAGGCGGCGGCTCGAAGCGGTAGGTACAGAAGAATTGGAGCGCACGGAGACGGACATGGCTGGAACAGGCAGCGCAGGAAGCGGCTATGGCATATTGAATGTGCAGGCGCGGATCCGGCTGACCTACGGAGAGCCGTACGGTATCCAGATTGAGAGCGGACCGGGACAGGGGACGCTTGTAACCGTACGTCACCCGATTGTTCGTGAGAGTTACCCTGAGAAGTACTAGGACAGAGGAGGAGAATACGCAGATGATAGACAAATGGAAAGTAATCATTGCCGATGATGAACGCATTATCCGGGAGGGCATCCGGCAATGCGTGGACTGGGATAGCCTCGGTCTGGAGGTGGCCGCAGAGGCAGAAGACGGGGAGGAGGCGTTGGAGCTGGCCGTGGAGCATACAATACATATCGCCCTGGTCGATCTGAACATGCCGATTATGCACGGCATGGAGCTGATGAAGCGGCTGCGGGAAGCGCTGCCCGGCTGCAAGATTATTGTGATCACCGGCCACGATGAATTCGCGTATGCACAGGAGTCGATCCGGCTGCAGGTGAATGATTATATTCTCAAGCCTGCGGAGCCGAAGCAATTGATGCAGGTGCTGCGGGGCGTACGAGATGAGCTGGAGTCCGAGCGGCAGCAGAGCCAGCATCTGGAGCAGGCCTCCCGGCAGCTGATGAAGAACTTCCCGCTGCTGCGCGAGCGCTTCTGCCAGGAATGGCTGGACGGCAATCTGAGCCAGGCGGAGATCAGGGAGCAGCTGCAGTTCCTCAAGCTTCCTCCGCAGCGGCCGGAGCTGATCGGCATCATCCGCTGGAGGTGGGAGGGCCAGCATCCGGCGATGAAGGAGAAGGAGCGGCAGCTCTTCTTGTTCGCCATCGAGAATATCGCCGCCGAGCTATTGGACCCGTATCCCAAGGTGATGTTCCGGGATGCCGCCGGACTGATCGTTATCCTGCTCTGGGATGCCGCCGGTGAGCGCATCCTGGCAGGAGTGGAGGCCGCTGTGCGCCGCCATCTCAAAATCGCCGTTGAAGTCGGCACCCGGCTGATCCAGGGAGAGATTACAGAGCTGGCCGCCGCCTACCGGAGCTGCCGGGTGGCGCTGGTCAAGGAGCAGCCGCTGTCCCCGCTCGTCCGCCGGGCCAAGCAGCATATCCAGGAGCACTACAGCGAATACGGGCTTACCCTGGAGGCAACAGCAGGCTTGCTTCAAGCATCCCCGGTCTATCTGAGCCGCTTGTTCAAGCAGGAACTGGGCGAATCCTTCGGCACGTATTTGACCCAGACCCGTATCCGCCGGGCCGCCCAGCTTCTGCATTCAACCGAGCTCAGTATTAGCGAGGTGGCGGAGCAGTCGGGCTATGAGACCCAGCATTATTTCAGCACCGCCTTTAAGAAGCAGACCGGAGTGGCACCGCTGCAGTTCCGTAAAGGGGTGCAGGCTGAAGTACGCGGTGAGAGTAAGGGAGATTAGCAATCGGAATTATAATTATAGCTACTATAACTACCTCCAAAGCTATAATAATTGTTTGTGAAGCGCCTGTGGTCAATCGGCTACAGGCGTTTTTTCGTCGTATGTGAAACTATGATCGCTTCGCTTCCTTAATTCGACTTTCCAGAGGCTAGTCAAAGGTTAATGGGTTAGATACACATAAGTTATATTTTCACAAAAATAGTAGCCTCAGTGTAAATACGGCACCTGCTCCCGGTTGCTATACTCGATTTGTCACACGGGAACACCTGTGGAAGACATCAGAATAGTTCAGGGGGTAGTGCAGGAATGAAAAGATATTCAATGATCACGCTTCTGCTAACACTGGTACTCATCTTATCTGCATGCGGTAACAGCGGTAATTCATCCAGCAGTGCCGGCAGCTCTTCCGGCGGCGGGGATACATCCAAGGGCAAGGTGGGCATTGCGATGCCAACCAAATCTTCGGAGCGCTGGGTGAATGACGGCAACAACATGGTCAAGGAGTTCGAGAAGCTGGGCTACGGCACGGATCTGCAATATGCGGAGGATGTTGTCGAGAATCAGGTGTCGCAGATTGAGAACATGATCACCAAAGGCGTGAACGCCATTGTAATCGCTTCAATTGACGGCGAGGCGCTGACGGATGTGCTGCAGAAGGCGCATGACGCCAACGTTAAGGTCATCGCTTATGACCGTCTGATCAAAAAAAGTGAATTTGTAGACTACTATGCGACTTTCGATAATTTCAAGGTGGGCGTGCTGCAAGGCTCCTACATTGAGGAGAAGCTTGGCCTGAAGGACGGCAAGGGCCCTTTCAACATCGAGCTGTTCGGCGGATCGCCGGATGACAACAATGCCTACTTCTTCTTCGATGGCGCCATGTCGATTCTGAAGCCGTACATCGATTCCGGCAAGCTAGTGGTCCGCAGCAAGCAGCTTACGATGGATAAGGTAGCTACGCTGCGCTGGGACGGCGCTGCCGCCCAGTCACGGATGGATAACCTGCTGAGCGCGAACTATGCAAGCGATAATCTGGACGCCGTCTTGTCTCCATACGATGGTATCAGCATCGGTATCCTGTCTTCGCTCAAGGGTGTAGGCTACGGTTCCGGCGACAAGAAGCTTCCGGTAGTTACCGGACAGGACGCCGAGCTGGCCTCCGTGAAGTCCATTCTGGCTGGAGAGCAGACTCAGACGGTATTCAAGGATACCCGCGAGCTGGCTAAGAAGGCGGTGGAGATGACCGAGAGTGTGCTGAAGGGGACCGAAGCCGAAGTCAACGATACCACTACCTACGACAACGGAGTCAAAATTGTCCCGTCCTACCTGCTGGAGCCGGTCTCTGTGGATGCGGGAAACGTGGATAAAGTGCTGGTAGACGGCGGGTACTATACCAAGGAACAGCTGGGACAATAGCCGTCATAGTACAGGTCTAGCGGGTACCGGCGGCAGCCGTGAAGTGCAAGGAGCGCCGCCGGAGAACCGCTGCACAGTCACAAGGAAAGCTGGGTGAGAGGCACTTGAGTGAAATTATTTTGGAGATGAAAGGCATTACCAAGACATTCCCCGGCGTCAAAGCGCTCTCGTCAGTCAATCTGCAGGTGAAGGCAGGCGAGATCCACGCCCTCTGCGGAGAGAACGGGGCAGGCAAGTCCACGCTGATGAAGGTGCTTAGCGGAGTGTATCCGCACGGGACGTATGAAGGGGATATTTTGTACCAGGGACAGGTATGCCAGTTCAAGGATATTAAGGACAGCGAGGGCCTGGGAATCGTCATTATCCATCAGGAGCTGGCGCTGATTCCGTATTTGTCGATTTCGGAGAACATCTTCCTCGGCAATGAACAGGCCAGACGCGGGGTGATCAACTGGAACGAAACGACGGTCAAGACCAAGGCGCTGCTAACCACCGTCGGCCTCAAGGAATCGCCGTTTACAGGAGTCTCTACGATAGGTGTCGGCAAGCAGCAGCTTGTAGAGATCGCGAAGGCGCTCTCCAAGGAAGTGAAGCTGCTCATTCTCGACGAACCGACAGCGGCGCTGAATGAGGATGATAGCGAGAACCTGCTGCTGCTCATTCTGGAGCTGAAGAAGCAGGGGATATCTTCGATTATCATTTCCCACAAATTGAACGAAATCGAGAAGATAGCGGATTCGGTCACGATTCTGCGGGATGGACAGACCATCAAGACTCTGGATATGAAGCAGGATGCCGTTACTGAGGATGTCATTATCAAAGGCATGGTCGGGCGCGATCTGACGAACCGTTATCCTGAGCGCACACCGAACCTGGGGGAGACGATCTTCGAGATCCGCGACTGGAACGTCTATCACGAGACGCAGGCGGACCGCAAAATGCTGGATCAGATCCATCTCCACATCCGGCGCGGCGAGGTAGTCGGTATTGCCGGGCTAATGGGCGCGGGGCGCACGGAGCTGGCGATGAGTGTGTTCGGCAAGTCTTATGGCAAGCGGATCAGCGGCCAGACTTTTATGCACGGCAAGGAAGTGCACCTGAATAACATCAGCCAGGCGATAGAGCATGGGTTAGCCTACGTGACCGAGGACCGCAAGCATTACGGCCTGATCCTGATCGACGATATCAAACGGAACATCTCGCTCAGCAGTCTGAAGAAGCTCTCCCGCCATGGCGTCATTAATGAGAACGAGGAAGTGCTGGTCGCAGAGGAGTACCGCAAGAAGCTGAACATCAAGACCCCCAGCATCCTGCAAAAAACCGTGAATCTCAGCGGCGGCAACCAGCAAAAGGTGGTGCTCAGTAAATGGATCTACGCCGGACCAGATGTTCTGATCCTCGATGAGCCTACCCGGGGCATCGATGTCGGGGCCAAATATGAAATTTACTCCATTATCAACAGCCTTGCCGCAGAGGGGAAGGGCGTGCTGGTCATCTCTTCCGAGCTGCCGGAAATTATCGGGATGTGCGACCGGATCTACACCATGTGCGAAGGGCGGATCAGCGGGGAAGTGGAGCGGAAGGACGCCACGCAGGAGCTTTTGATGAAATTTATGACACGAAGCAGGGGGTAACACCGCATGGGAGCTATTAGTGAACTGTTCAAAAAAAATATCCGCCAATACGGCATGATCATTGCCTTGATCTTTATTTCGGTGTTCTTTCAAATTATGACGGACGGCATTCTGCTGAAGCCGCTGAACGTGACCAATCTGATTCTGCAGAATAGCTACATACTGGTGCTGGCGATCGGGATGGTGCTAGTGATCATCACCGGTCATATCGACCTCTCCGTCGGCTCGGTAGCTGCCTTCATCGGCGCCCTGTCGGCCATTATGATGGTGGATATGGAGCTGAATCCCGTACTGGCTGTAGTGATTTCGCTGTTGATGGGTGCTCTGGTCGGGGCCTGGCAGGGCTTCTGGGTCGCTTATGTCAAAATCCCGGCGTTCATCGTTACCCTGGCAGGCATGCTGTTGTTCCGCGGCCTGACGATGATCGTGCTGAACGGGCAGTCAATTGCGCCGTTTCCGAAGACGTTTCAGAAGATCAGCTCCGGGTTCATTCCCGATGTCGCAAGCGTGGGTTCGCTGAATGTGCTGACTCTGATCATCGGCGTTCTGCTGTCGCTGCTGGTGATCTATCAGGAAATCCGCAGCCGCCGGATCACGGTGAAGTACGGCTTCGAGCAATCGCCAGCTTGGATGTCTGTTGCTAAGGCCGCTGCACTGGTGATCGTCATCAACCTGTTCACTTATGTTCTGGCGCAATATAACGGGATTCCTAACATTCTAGTGATTCTGATGGTGCTGATCGTGATTTACTCCTTCGTCATGAACCACATGACCATGGGGCGGCATATCTATGCCCTGGGCGGCAATGAGAAGGCGGCAAGCCTCTCCGGCGTCAAAACCAAACGGGTGACCTTCTGGGTATTCGTCAACATGGGCGTACTCGCTGCCCTGTCCGGTCTGGTCTTCGCGGCACGCCTGAACTCAGCCACCCCTAAGGCAGGTACGAACTTCGAGCTGGATGCTATCGCTGCCTGCTTCATCGGCGGAGCCTCCGCGTCCGGGGGAATCGGAACCGTGGTCGGCGCCATTATCGGCGGTCTGGTCATGGGCGTGATGAATAACGGCATGTCGCTTGTCGGCCTCGGCGTTGACTGGCAGCAGGGAATCAAGGGATTGGTGTTGCTGCTTGCCGTAGGCTTCGATATCTATAACAAGTCGAAGACAGCCTGATCTATGGATAAAAACGGGCCGGAACTGCTCCTGAGGGAGCGGGTCCGGCTTACCTGTCGTTCAAGTCTTCCCGCGCAGCTTGCAGCATCTGCCTCTGGCATGGATAATAGCACCTAAGGTGCTTTATATTTCATGCTAGTAACAGGAGGCTACAAATGCAGATTATTGCCATGCTTACCATGCTGATTGACCATGTTGGGCTGATCTTTTTCCCGGGTGAGCTTGCCTGGAGATATGTGGGGAGAATTGCCTTCCCGATCTACTGCTACGCGCTGGCGCAAGGCTATATCCATACCTCCTCCAGACCCCGCTATCTGCGGCGGCTGCTTGTCATCGCTGTGCTGGCGCAGATTCCGTACAATCTGGCGATTCATCCGGGAGGCTGGAACGTCGTATTCACCCTGCTGATCTCAGCGCTGGTCCTTGCCCTGCTTGATAAGCTGCCCAATCTGTGGGCGGGTATTCCGGTAGTGGTAGTCGCTGTGCTGCTGATGGATGCGCTGCCGCTCGACTACAACGCTTACGGCCTGCTGCTGGTGCTGATCTTCCGATACACCCGTTCTTATGTGCTCGTGCTGGCGCATTTGGCGCTGAATGTATTCTATCTGTTCTATTATAATTGGCTGGTGCAGATGGCCAGCATTATTCCGACCTTTCTGATTGCGCTGACCCCGGGTTTTTGGGTGCTGCTGGAGAAGAGACGTCTGCCGCGCTGGGTTTGGTGGAGCTTTTATCCGGTCCATTTAGTAATACTTGCCTTGGTAAAGTTTCTCTTTTTCAAAGAATGGGTATTTATAGAATGGCGGAGTTTATTTAGCGTATGAGGGTTCATCATTTCCAGGTGCTGTATTTACAAATTGATGCTCCTCTGAGATGATGGGTACGTTGCCAAATTATGAGCTAGAGGAGACATGCTATGAAGAAAATGAAAGCAAGAACCAAATGGCTGGTGCCGATTCTCGCCCTGCTGCTGATTCTGTCAGGCTGCCAAGCGGTTGGCGGCTTCGATGTCAATAAGGCACTGCTGGGGGATCTGGATGTTAAATCCTCTGAATCAAGCACTACGATGACCCTGAGCGCTGTTCCTGCCGCAGGCATCACCGCAGAGGACCGGGAAGTTGTTGATCTTATTAATTCCTTATCACTTACGCTCGGCCATGTGAAGGTTCAGGATAACGGCAATGTCTCGGCCACGGGAGTTGTGGGTTACAAGGAGTTCAAGATTCCTTTCTCCCTCTTCACCGACCAGAAGAATCTGGTCTTCACCGCAGAAGGCGCGAAGCAGCCGTTCTACATGCCGCTTCAGAGCAATGAAATGTTGCTTGGTCTGGAAGCAACCGATCCTGCCAAGACCTTGGAATTCACTAAGCTGGCCTCCCAGTTTGTGATCAAGAATCTTCCGAATCCGGGTGCGATCACAGTGACATCAGTAAATGAATCCGTATACGGCCAGCCAACCAGCTTGACGAAGCTACATACGGAAATTACAGGAGAAGAGCTTCCGGTATTGCTTAAGAGCTTCCTGAGATCTGTGTCTAAGGATACCGAAGGCTTCACTGCCCTGATCAGCGGTCTATATGATTATATGTATCCGCTGATCAAAGACAGAGCTGAAGATCTGAACAGCATTGGTCTGGGCGATATTCCGTTGGAGGATAAAGAAGGGGTAGTCACTGTAGTGCATGATGCAGCTAAGCTGGCTGTGGATGCTCTCCTGCTGGTCTATGACAAGCAATTGGAGAACCTCTATGAGACCACTCCTGAACTTAAGACTGTTCTAGGCAAGGATACCAAGCTGAGCGCGGATATCTTCGTGGACAGCGGCTTCCATGTCCGCAAACAGAACATCGACTTCAATGTTGCTCTTCCGGCCAGTGAAGATCTGCCGCTGCAGAGCATCAACATGAAGCTGGTATCCGAGACCTGGAATGTGAACGGTCCGGTAACGGCTGATGCGATCAGCACAACAGGTGCAATTGATTACTCCATGGGAGATCTTACTCCAGGGGAGACCCTGAGAAGCTTCGAACCTAATTCACAGGTATATAAGCTGCTCAAAGAAGAGATGGGAATTACCGCTAAGAGCCTGATGATCGCACCGGACGACGATTATTATTATCCGGTTGTGAAGAATGGCACTACCTATGTTCCGCTGCGCTATGTCGCAGAGGATCTGGATGCTAAGGTAGAGTGGGATGGACCTAACAAGTCGATCAAGGTTACCGACGATGTATACGGTGATCAGCTCGTCTTCAAAATCGGTTCCGCGCAGGCACAAATTGCCGGCAAGACCGTGAAGCTTCCGTTAGCGGTATTCGTAGATGAGTACGGAGATGCTAATGTGCCGCTGCGTGTATTGGCCGAAGGCCTGCATGCTACGGTTGAAGTAGATGATGACGGCTATATCTGGATCGAACGTCCGTAAGAAGTAAGGCAACAGTCAAGAAGCCGGGATCCCTGAGCAATCAGGCGGTTCCGGCTTCTTTTGATAGATAAGAATTTATGTGTTTTGGGGTCCCGCAAAGTACCTGAGTTATCATCGAAGCTAAATCCCCACTTTGTGGGGTTATTTTGTGCTGGAGGTAACGGGTGCATCCTTGACAATATAGGTTTACTGCAATAGACTTAACATCAGTAGGTCTACTGCAATAAACTTATAAGGAGTGAACAGGATGGAACCCTACAAATTATATGATGCCGAATATAAATTTGCTTGCCTGATCTGGGACCATGAACCGATTAATTCCACTGAACTGGTGAAGCTGAGTCTAGCGGTACTGGGCTGGAAGAAGTCCACGACCTATACCGTGTTAAGAAAGCTATGTGAGCGGGGAATTCTCAGGAACGAGGGGGCTATGGTCACCGCCATCATCCCGAAGTCGGAAGCACAGCGGCATGAGAGCCAGACGGTCGTGGACAAAGCCTTTGGCGGCTCGTTACCGCAGTTTTTGACTGCTTTTCTCGGGGATAAGAAATTATCGGCCAAGGAAGCGGCGGAGCTGAAGAGGATTATTGAGGAGGCCTCCCAATGACGGACCTGTGGATCAGTATTCTGAACATGAGCATTACCGCCAGTTATGTGGCCGTCGCCGTGATGCTGGCGAGAGTCCTGCTGCGGCGCGCTCCCAAAATCTTCTCCTATATGCTGTGGTCAGCAGTAATGATCAGGCTGATCCTTCCGGTTAGCTTCACTTCAAGCTTCAGTATCCTGAAGCTGGTAGGGCCTGCGGGCTCATCCGGCACAGGGCAGCTGCAATTCGTTCCGAAGAACATCGGGATGCAAGCACAGCCTGCGGTGGATACCGGAACAGCTTCTCATGGAAGTCTGTTGAACAGCCTGCTTCCGCCGGCTGCACCTGCAGCAAGCGTGAATCCGGTGCAGATCATCCTGTGGGCCGGCAGTATGATCTGGCTGACAGGCGCTATAACACTGCTGCTGTACAGCGTGTTCTCTTATATAAGAATCATGCGCAGAGTCTGTACGGCAACCCTGGTGAATGGGCATGTTTTTGAGACCGACCAGATTATGACTCCTTTCGTCTTCGGCTTCTTGAAGCCAAGGATCTACATTCCGGCCGGAATGAGTGAACAGGAGCTGTCCCATATTCTGCTGCATGAGCAGACTCATATTGACCGGCGGGATTATCTGGTCAAGCCGCTTATGTTCCTGCTGGTCATTCTCCATTGGTTCAATCCGCTGATGTGGCTGTCTTTTGTGCTCATGAGCAAGGATATGGAGATGTCCTGCGATGAAGTGGTGATCCGGAAGCTGGGTCCGCAGGTTAAAAGCAGATACTCAGGCTCCCTGCTTGGCTTCTCAGCCCGCCGGAGCGGTCTTATGACCGGCAGCCCGCTGGCTTTTGGCGAGAGCAGTGTGAAGGCCCGGATCAAGCATATTCTGGCGTACCGAAAACCGACTTCAAGGAGCATGGCCGCTTGTACCCTGCTTATTGTGATCTTGCTTATTGGATGTACAGCCAATCCGAAGACGGTGGAGCCCCCGGCGCAGGTGTTAGATACCGGTTATGCGGTGGATCAGCTGCTGGAGAGCAAAACAAAGTATATTGGGGACGCCAGCAAAGTCACAGCGCTGCTTGGTGCAATGCCGCTGCCGGAAGGACTGGAGAGGGCAGGCATTGAGCTGACAACCGGCTCCCGCCCATATGCATTAACCGTCAATTATAAAGTAAACGATATTACCGGAATGTGGAACGATGAGCTTCAGGCAGTAAGCCGTGACCCTCTCCTGAAGAATTCGGTCCTGCTGTTCACCCTGATCGATAATGCAGATATCATTCATTATTCGCTTGCGGATGAAGGGATAAGTTACAGCTTCACATTTACCAGAGAAGAGGTGGATCAGCTGCTGGGCGAGGATGTCCGTCCGTCTGGAGCGGATGAAGCTGGCCTCCGTAAGCTGATCGACCGGCTGGATAGTGTCAAGCTTACACCATAGAATCATTCAGCCCTGCAACTAGCGTACAGTGAGGCAATACGCACATTTACAGAACATTTACAAAATATTTACAGAACACTGCTGTACCTTTTATCTAATGCTTGAACTCGGATGATAGTCTGGAATGAGGTATACATTCTAGAGTCAAGGGAGCAATAGGTATGCAAGCAGAGAAGCAGGCGGTGCCGGAAAAACAGCGGAAGGGCAGGGCCGGGGCGTTACTTGAGGTTCTGCTTGTATCCGCCAAACTGGGTCTTACCTCCTTCGGCGGACCGGTCGCCCATCTGGGTTATTTCCACAATGAATATATCCGCCGCCGGAAATGGATGGATGAACGAAGCTATGCGGATCTGGTAGCGCTCTGCCAGTTCCTTCCCGGTCCGGCGAGCAGTCAGGTGGGGATTGGCATCGGAATGGTGCGGGCAGGCTGGCTGGGCGGGTTGGCCGCTTGGCTGGGCTTCACTTTGCCCTCTGTCCTGGTGCTGGTCGCTTTTGCCTTCCTGCTTCAGGGCTATGATATTGCTGGTGTTGGCTGGATTCACGGACTGAAAATCGTAGCTATTGCGATTGTTGCCCAGGCCATCCTTGGCATGGGGCAGAAGCTGACCCCGGACCGGGAAAGAGTGACCATCGCGGCTATAGCGGCAGCTGTTACATTATCATGGCAGACCGGCTACAGTCAGATTCTAACGATTGCTGCTGCGGGCATAGCCGGGTTATGGCTGTATCGCCACAGTCCTGCGGAGAGCTTGACGAATGTTCCGGTCCCTATTCGCCGGTCGTCCGGTGTCGTTTGTTTAGCATTGTTCGGCTTACTCCTGATAGTACTCCCACTCCTAAGAGGGACGGCTGAGACGGGAGGAATAGCGATATTTGACAGCTTTTATCGTTCCGGTGCTTTGGTATTCGGCGGCGGACATGTCGTGCTTCCGCTGCTGGAACAAGAAGTCGTTCCTGCCGGCTGGGTGAGCCAAGCCGATTTCTTGGCGGGATACGGGGCCACGCAGGCTGTACCGGGTCCGTTGTTCACTTTTGCAGCCTATCTTGGAGCAATGACCGCCGGTGTTCCCGGGGCCATAATGGCCACGCTCGCGATTTTCCTGCCAGCCTTTCTGCTGGTTGCAGGCGCACTGCCTTTTTGGAACAGCTTAAGAAGGAGCCCCCGGATTCAAGGAGCCTTAACCGGAATCAATGCCGCTGTGGTCGGCATCCTGCTTGCCGCCTGGTACGATCCCCTGTGGACGACAGCCATCCTCACGCCGCTGGACTTTGCCTTGGCTATCATTCTGTTTGTAATGCTGGTCTTCTGGAAGCTGCCGCCTTGGTTGGTTGTGGTGGCTGGTGCGGCGGGTGGAATGGTGGTCGGGGGAATGTGATCGTAAGGCTGCCTAAATCTAAAGGATACTAAAATAGTTTGCTCTATATAGAACTGGCCGTTGCAACTTTGCAGGGTCAGTTTTTTGTTGTGGTTTTCTTTTTGCCACCAGAATCATCCATTCCTAACATTGTAAGCCCATTGATCGTATGATAAAATAATAATAAGAATATTGAAAAAGGTAACCAAAATCAAAAAAAAGAGAGGACAAATCAATTTGACTCAAAATGATCTAAAAATAGGTCTTTCCAATAAAGAAGGTCAATTAGGGTTCATGTCTGCAAGAGGAGGTCCGCGGGAGGGAGCAGGCCGCAAGAACATAGGTGTAACGAAAAAAGTCTCGCTAACCTTAACTAGTGAGCTTTGGGAGAAGGTAGAACAGCATTGCGCAGAGCATAAATTGTCCCGGTCGGAGCTTATCCGATCTCTGATTGAGTCTACCGATTTGTAATGTAGCTTATGGAAGCGGGTGAAGTCAGTGCGGATCAACGTAAGCAAGGATATTCTTCTCAAAGCTCTTCAGCAAGTGCTTAAGGCTGTACCGGCAAACCAACGGATTCCCATACTGGCAGGGGTTCATATACAAGCTCTAACCAATGAACTAATAGTTACGGCAAGCAATAGCAGTATGACTATCCAGTATCGGATTCCCGGGGAAGATACCTCTTTGACGGTTCAGAGAATTGGAGAAGTGGTTGTACCGGCAAGGTATTTCTGCGAAATATTACGGAAGTCTGATTCTGGGATGATTACTTTGGAAGTCGACAGATCCTTACGGCTCACTATCTCCTCAGAACATACACAAATTCGGTTATGCGGAATGGATGCTATAGATTATCCGGCTATACATCCTGCTGAGAATCATGCTGCACTTAAATTAGCAGTTAATAATCAACTACTGAAGGCTTCCATCCTACAGGTAGCAGGGGCGGCTTCTT is a window encoding:
- a CDS encoding M56 family metallopeptidase encodes the protein MTDLWISILNMSITASYVAVAVMLARVLLRRAPKIFSYMLWSAVMIRLILPVSFTSSFSILKLVGPAGSSGTGQLQFVPKNIGMQAQPAVDTGTASHGSLLNSLLPPAAPAASVNPVQIILWAGSMIWLTGAITLLLYSVFSYIRIMRRVCTATLVNGHVFETDQIMTPFVFGFLKPRIYIPAGMSEQELSHILLHEQTHIDRRDYLVKPLMFLLVILHWFNPLMWLSFVLMSKDMEMSCDEVVIRKLGPQVKSRYSGSLLGFSARRSGLMTGSPLAFGESSVKARIKHILAYRKPTSRSMAACTLLIVILLIGCTANPKTVEPPAQVLDTGYAVDQLLESKTKYIGDASKVTALLGAMPLPEGLERAGIELTTGSRPYALTVNYKVNDITGMWNDELQAVSRDPLLKNSVLLFTLIDNADIIHYSLADEGISYSFTFTREEVDQLLGEDVRPSGADEAGLRKLIDRLDSVKLTP
- a CDS encoding chromate transporter, translating into MQAEKQAVPEKQRKGRAGALLEVLLVSAKLGLTSFGGPVAHLGYFHNEYIRRRKWMDERSYADLVALCQFLPGPASSQVGIGIGMVRAGWLGGLAAWLGFTLPSVLVLVAFAFLLQGYDIAGVGWIHGLKIVAIAIVAQAILGMGQKLTPDRERVTIAAIAAAVTLSWQTGYSQILTIAAAGIAGLWLYRHSPAESLTNVPVPIRRSSGVVCLALFGLLLIVLPLLRGTAETGGIAIFDSFYRSGALVFGGGHVVLPLLEQEVVPAGWVSQADFLAGYGATQAVPGPLFTFAAYLGAMTAGVPGAIMATLAIFLPAFLLVAGALPFWNSLRRSPRIQGALTGINAAVVGILLAAWYDPLWTTAILTPLDFALAIILFVMLVFWKLPPWLVVVAGAAGGMVVGGM
- a CDS encoding ribbon-helix-helix protein, CopG family, with protein sequence MSARGGPREGAGRKNIGVTKKVSLTLTSELWEKVEQHCAEHKLSRSELIRSLIESTDL